From Paraburkholderia sabiae, a single genomic window includes:
- a CDS encoding ABC transporter ATP-binding protein has product MATAMLKIKGLQVNYGGIQAVKGVDLEIAQGELVTLIGANGAGKTTTMKAITGLKPYSAGDIEYMGQSIKGVPPHELLKRGLAMVPEGRGIFARMSIVENMQMGAYLRNDADGIKKDVERMFGFFPRLKERATQLAGTLSGGEQQMLAMARAVISKPKLLLLDEPSMGLSPIMVEKIFEVVREISKEGITVMLVEQNARLALQAADRGYVMDSGTVTMSGDAKQMLDDPKVRAAYLGE; this is encoded by the coding sequence ATGGCTACGGCAATGTTGAAAATCAAGGGCCTTCAGGTCAACTACGGCGGCATTCAGGCCGTCAAGGGCGTCGACCTGGAGATCGCGCAGGGCGAACTCGTTACGCTGATCGGCGCCAATGGCGCGGGCAAGACGACCACGATGAAGGCGATCACGGGCCTGAAGCCGTACTCGGCCGGCGACATCGAGTACATGGGCCAGTCGATCAAGGGCGTGCCGCCGCATGAGCTGCTGAAGCGCGGTCTGGCGATGGTGCCGGAAGGTCGCGGGATCTTCGCGCGTATGTCGATCGTCGAGAATATGCAGATGGGTGCTTATCTGCGTAACGACGCGGACGGCATCAAGAAGGACGTCGAGCGGATGTTCGGCTTTTTCCCGCGTTTGAAGGAGCGTGCTACGCAGCTGGCCGGTACGTTGTCCGGCGGTGAACAGCAGATGCTGGCGATGGCCCGTGCCGTTATCTCGAAGCCGAAGCTGCTGCTGCTCGACGAACCGTCGATGGGCCTGTCGCCGATCATGGTCGAGAAGATCTTCGAAGTGGTGCGTGAGATTTCCAAGGAAGGCATTACGGTGATGCTCGTTGAGCAGAATGCTCGTCTGGCTCTGCAGGCCGCTGATCGTGGGTATGTGATGGATTCCGGGACTGTCACCATGTCTGGTGACGCCAAGCAGATGCTTGATGATCCTAAGGTGCGGGCTGCATACCTCGGGGAGTAA